The Chitinophaga flava genome has a segment encoding these proteins:
- a CDS encoding BlaI/MecI/CopY family transcriptional regulator, whose translation MTGKHIKPTESELEILSILWEKGPCTVREVHDILSETKDAGYTTTLKLMQIMHEKELLERDTSSKTHVYKAAVSQEKTQQQLLNKMIDTVFGGSASKLVLQALGHHRSSEAELDQIRQYLSEMEKQQKR comes from the coding sequence ATGACTGGGAAACATATAAAGCCTACTGAAAGCGAACTTGAGATTCTGAGCATCCTATGGGAGAAAGGTCCCTGCACTGTACGGGAAGTGCATGATATCTTATCTGAAACCAAAGATGCCGGTTATACCACTACGCTGAAGTTAATGCAGATCATGCATGAGAAGGAGTTGCTGGAACGAGATACCAGCAGCAAAACACATGTATACAAAGCGGCTGTTTCGCAGGAAAAAACGCAACAACAACTGCTGAATAAAATGATTGATACTGTCTTTGGCGGATCGGCGTCCAAACTGGTATTACAAGCATTGGGACATCACCGTTCTTCCGAAGCGGAGCTGGATCAGATCCGGCAATATTTGTCTGAGATGGAAAAACAACAAAAACGATAA
- a CDS encoding ABC transporter permease, with amino-acid sequence MIKNYIKIAFRHFFHHKLYTGINMIGLAMGMAVALVIGLWVWDEWSFDYYHERHDHLARIVSTEQNNGALVTSPGVPIPLADELRSKYGADFKRIAVAFPNYTHTLANGDTKIAAAGRWTQPDLPTMLSLKMVAGRQDALNDPSSVLLTQSLAKALFGETDPMNKILRMDNRMDLKVAGVYEDLPNNTTFHDTRLFLPWTKAERELVWLKDAEKDWSSHHWDLIVELNDQASLSTVSAKIRDLAQGHVKAGKEIFSLHPMNKWHLYSEFIDGFNTGGRIRMVRLVATIGLFILLLAMINFMNLATARSEHRAKEIGLRKAIGSLRSQLIGQFLTESVLVALFALMLSILFVQGGLSALNTLTEKDMVLPWGNPLFWAGMLLFTLVTGLLAGSYPAFLLSRFEPVKVLKGNFAAGKTSRLPRQVLIVLQFTVSITLVIGTMVVFRQLQYARNRPAGYTREGLITLGINTPQLYQADYNRLRQDLLETGDVADMAYSSVAATEVPENIKDISWKGKDPNMVPQLKCIAVTHDYGKTMGWQLLDGRDFSREYATDTSSLVINETAARLLGFAHPVGETVLYGGKPCLIRGVVKDMIMESPYQPVAPTLFILGYEWHNFITVRIRPGAGIVAALAEIEQVFRRYNPAAPFEFKFIDDNYARKFSDEKRLGRLAAIFAGLAVFISCLGLFGLSAFIVSSRTKEIGIRKVLGASVFNLWALLSGDFIRLIFIAILIAMPLGYYGMTRWLGQYVYHTTLAWWIFAAASMGAVLVAMLTVSIQSMKAARKNPVNSLTVS; translated from the coding sequence ATGATAAAAAACTATATCAAAATAGCCTTCCGCCATTTTTTTCATCATAAACTGTATACCGGTATTAACATGATCGGATTGGCCATGGGTATGGCTGTAGCTTTAGTGATCGGTTTGTGGGTATGGGACGAATGGTCGTTTGATTATTATCACGAACGCCACGACCACCTGGCCCGTATTGTGAGTACAGAACAAAACAACGGGGCGCTGGTCACCAGTCCGGGTGTCCCCATTCCACTGGCAGACGAGTTGCGCAGTAAATACGGGGCTGACTTTAAACGGATCGCAGTAGCATTTCCCAATTATACCCATACCCTGGCTAACGGGGATACTAAAATTGCTGCTGCCGGTAGATGGACACAGCCTGATCTTCCGACCATGCTGTCACTTAAAATGGTTGCCGGCCGCCAGGATGCGCTGAACGATCCTTCTTCTGTACTACTGACTCAATCACTGGCGAAAGCACTTTTCGGGGAAACAGATCCCATGAACAAAATACTGCGCATGGACAACCGCATGGATCTGAAAGTGGCTGGTGTTTATGAAGACCTTCCCAATAATACCACCTTCCATGACACCCGGCTATTCCTTCCCTGGACTAAAGCGGAGCGTGAGCTGGTATGGCTGAAAGATGCTGAAAAAGACTGGAGCTCTCACCACTGGGACCTGATCGTGGAGCTGAATGATCAGGCTTCGTTGTCAACAGTATCAGCCAAAATAAGAGACCTGGCGCAGGGACATGTTAAGGCTGGTAAAGAGATATTTTCACTGCATCCGATGAACAAATGGCACCTTTATAGTGAATTTATCGATGGTTTTAATACTGGTGGCCGTATTCGTATGGTCAGGCTGGTAGCTACCATCGGGTTGTTTATATTGCTGCTGGCAATGATCAATTTTATGAACCTGGCGACCGCCAGGAGTGAGCATCGCGCGAAGGAAATAGGATTACGCAAAGCCATTGGCTCCTTGCGTAGCCAGCTGATAGGGCAGTTTCTGACAGAATCCGTACTGGTGGCTTTGTTTGCACTGATGCTGAGTATATTGTTTGTACAAGGTGGCCTGTCTGCTCTGAATACACTGACAGAAAAGGACATGGTGCTGCCATGGGGGAATCCGCTTTTCTGGGCTGGTATGCTGCTTTTTACACTGGTCACAGGTTTGCTGGCAGGTAGTTATCCTGCTTTTCTGTTATCCCGCTTTGAGCCTGTCAAAGTGCTGAAAGGCAACTTCGCAGCTGGTAAAACATCCAGGCTGCCCAGGCAGGTGCTGATAGTCTTACAGTTTACAGTATCTATCACACTCGTGATTGGCACTATGGTAGTTTTCCGTCAGCTGCAATATGCACGCAACCGGCCTGCGGGTTATACCAGGGAAGGTTTGATCACATTGGGCATAAATACACCGCAATTATATCAGGCAGATTATAACAGACTGCGGCAGGATCTCCTGGAAACCGGTGATGTAGCGGATATGGCTTATTCTTCCGTAGCCGCTACGGAAGTGCCGGAAAATATAAAGGATATCAGCTGGAAGGGTAAAGACCCCAATATGGTACCACAGTTGAAATGTATAGCCGTTACACACGACTATGGTAAAACCATGGGCTGGCAGTTACTGGATGGACGGGATTTTTCGCGGGAATACGCTACCGATACCAGTTCTCTGGTGATCAATGAAACAGCAGCCCGGTTGCTGGGCTTTGCCCATCCTGTGGGAGAGACGGTACTTTATGGAGGAAAACCTTGTCTGATCCGGGGCGTCGTGAAAGACATGATCATGGAATCTCCCTATCAGCCGGTGGCTCCTACGCTTTTTATACTGGGGTACGAATGGCATAATTTTATCACCGTGCGAATCAGGCCTGGAGCTGGTATAGTAGCGGCACTGGCCGAAATAGAACAGGTGTTCAGACGATACAATCCTGCGGCTCCTTTTGAATTTAAATTTATTGATGACAACTATGCCCGGAAATTCTCTGATGAGAAACGCCTGGGCCGTTTGGCAGCTATATTTGCGGGGCTTGCCGTGTTTATTTCCTGTCTGGGATTATTTGGATTATCAGCTTTTATCGTATCAAGCCGGACCAAAGAGATTGGTATCCGGAAAGTATTAGGGGCCTCTGTTTTTAATCTCTGGGCCTTGTTATCCGGTGATTTTATCCGGCTGATTTTCATTGCTATTCTCATTGCCATGCCATTGGGGTACTATGGCATGACGCGTTGGCTGGGGCAATATGTTTACCATACCACCCTTGCCTGGTGGATCTTTGCGGCAGCCAGCATGGGTGCTGTGCTGGTGGCAATGCTGACGGTCAGCATACAAAGTATGAAAGCGGCGAGAAAAAATCCGGTCAACAGCCTAACGGTTTCTTAG
- a CDS encoding sterol desaturase family protein: protein MPPNLIMYAIPGFVLLILLEIIITTIDHRHLYEPKDALSSIAMGLGNVFIGLFTKGVILGIYLFLYQYRFFTLGFTWWAWLLCFFADDFSYYWFHRCSHTVRFFWASHVIHHSSQKYTLATALRQTWTGNLTGTFVFWLWMPLAGFHPVMVLSMQAISLIYQFWIHTEVIHKLPKPLEYIFNTPSHHRVHHGSDIEYLDRNHAGILIIWDRMFGTFTPEGKRPAYGLTKNIHTYNPLRIATHEWLDIWRDIRHARSLREIWNYVLGAPGWSPDGSRQTTRQLRNR from the coding sequence ATGCCTCCTAACCTGATTATGTATGCCATTCCCGGTTTTGTGCTGTTGATACTGCTGGAGATTATCATTACCACCATAGATCACAGACACCTTTATGAGCCCAAAGATGCCCTCAGCAGCATTGCGATGGGACTTGGCAACGTATTCATCGGCCTGTTCACCAAAGGTGTTATTCTGGGCATCTATCTTTTTCTCTATCAATACCGGTTTTTTACCCTTGGCTTTACCTGGTGGGCATGGTTACTATGTTTTTTTGCAGACGACTTCAGCTACTACTGGTTTCATCGCTGTAGCCATACCGTGCGCTTTTTCTGGGCATCACATGTAATTCACCATTCTTCCCAGAAATATACACTCGCTACAGCCCTGCGCCAAACCTGGACCGGTAACCTCACCGGCACTTTTGTCTTCTGGCTCTGGATGCCGCTGGCAGGCTTTCATCCGGTAATGGTACTGAGTATGCAGGCCATCAGCCTCATTTACCAGTTCTGGATACACACAGAAGTAATACATAAGCTGCCTAAACCACTGGAATACATCTTCAATACACCTTCTCATCATCGCGTGCATCATGGCTCTGATATCGAATATCTGGACCGTAACCACGCCGGTATCCTCATCATCTGGGATAGGATGTTCGGTACTTTTACACCGGAAGGAAAACGACCGGCATACGGGCTTACCAAAAATATCCATACCTACAATCCTTTACGCATCGCCACTCACGAGTGGCTGGACATATGGCGGGACATCCGTCATGCCCGGTCTTTACGGGAGATATGGAACTATGTCCTGGGAGCTCCCGGCTGGAGCCCTGACGGAAGCCGTCAAACCACCCGGCAGCTAAGAAACCGTTAG
- a CDS encoding DUF4249 domain-containing protein has protein sequence MKKLSLLIISALVGLSACEDKIDLDIAQGKSLPVLDAWITTEAGLQKIKFTMSVPFTDNNPAPIINDAAITLFDETAGKSYPFGFKDGMYSYDATSQPIGVVGHAYKLHVEYKGEIFEAYDTIKRVTTIDSITLKYKTKEETMNGKEGFYATMHAKDIEGATDYYWIRSYRNDTLRRLKDNFSIDGSYDEGVSDGATFIIPIAEGITDWNKPFQANEKVIVRLMSVTHRSFDFLRQVDQQVNAGGLFAKVLENVRSNVNNVTPSGKTKILGWFGTSAVSRAEKLVK, from the coding sequence ATGAAAAAACTGTCATTGCTCATTATATCAGCATTAGTAGGTCTTAGCGCCTGCGAAGACAAAATAGATCTCGACATCGCCCAGGGTAAATCTTTGCCGGTGCTGGATGCCTGGATCACTACAGAAGCGGGACTACAAAAAATTAAATTCACCATGTCTGTACCTTTTACAGACAACAACCCTGCACCAATTATCAACGATGCCGCCATCACCCTGTTTGATGAAACTGCCGGCAAATCTTATCCATTTGGTTTTAAAGATGGCATGTACAGCTATGATGCCACCAGCCAGCCTATCGGCGTAGTAGGCCACGCCTACAAATTGCATGTGGAATATAAGGGAGAGATATTTGAAGCATACGATACTATCAAAAGAGTGACCACCATCGATTCCATCACTCTGAAGTATAAAACCAAAGAGGAAACGATGAATGGCAAAGAAGGCTTCTACGCTACTATGCACGCTAAAGATATAGAAGGAGCTACCGATTATTACTGGATCCGCTCTTACCGCAACGATACGCTCAGACGCCTGAAAGATAACTTCTCCATCGACGGTTCCTACGACGAAGGGGTTTCCGATGGCGCCACCTTTATCATTCCCATCGCAGAAGGAATCACCGACTGGAACAAACCATTCCAGGCCAATGAAAAAGTGATTGTGAGGCTGATGTCCGTTACCCACCGCAGCTTCGACTTTCTCAGACAGGTAGACCAGCAGGTGAATGCCGGCGGTCTCTTTGCCAAAGTGCTGGAGAATGTAAGGTCCAATGTCAATAACGTTACGCCTTCCGGCAAAACCAAAATACTGGGCTGGTTTGGTACTTCCGCCGTCAGCAGAGCGGAGAAACTGGTGAAGTAA
- a CDS encoding TonB-dependent receptor, which produces MKTTVTMLMTLLVLMLATRPTIAQQRFTVSGYVKDKQNGESLVGISIGKTGTAVGTVTNQYGFYSLTLPAGEHELQFSYMGYAPVKTVVSLHSNKTLDIKLESSSSQLNEVTINGQKQERAVNTLNTSINRLDIAQVKKMPAFMGEVDVIRSIQTLPGVTTVGEGSSGFNVRGGNSDENLILLDEAPVYNSSHMLGFFSVFNPDAVKGINLIKGGFPAEYGGRTSSVLDIRMKDGNNQNFNVNGGIGNIFSRLSVEGPLVKDKSSFIVAARRSYIDILMKPFVKGDMKDTKLNFYDLTAKANYKFDKNNTLFLSGYFGRDKFGLGKDVDMNWGNATATLRWNHVFSNRLFLNLTTYYSKYDYSLNFSNASKKQDNEQLQGYKWTSDIVNYGLKPSFTYYLNSANILHFGVQGIYYTFRPGTGSSVEGDIKRLKELTDKHALESGVYLDHEWKPSKKFGIQYGGRFSAYQLIGKGTAYYFNDTTPGIRKTLIGSKTYGANELIKGYYYFEPRLSARYAFNEQNAVKVAYSKTTQFMHQLSNTASPTPLDIWTPSTNNIQPSLSDQYTLGYFYNSPNDSYEFSAEAFYKTTKHQLDYIDNADLQLNQLIEADLLPSEGRAYGIELYAKKDIGKTTGWISYTLSRSERRTPGISLDEWFLNRYDRTHNLNLVLTHTINKRSSLSANWVYASGTPGTYADNRLQFQDWDIPYNSTDQRNNYRLPAFHRLDLSFTLKGKQLKRWKGEWVFSLYNVYARRNAYSIYFKQNEDDPNKREAVRLSIIGSIIPGITYNFKF; this is translated from the coding sequence ATGAAAACTACGGTCACCATGTTGATGACCTTGCTGGTACTTATGCTGGCAACGCGTCCAACGATAGCACAACAACGTTTTACGGTTAGTGGCTATGTAAAAGACAAACAAAATGGAGAAAGTCTGGTTGGGATCTCTATAGGTAAAACTGGTACCGCTGTTGGTACTGTTACCAACCAATACGGTTTTTACTCTCTCACCCTCCCTGCCGGGGAACATGAACTTCAGTTTTCGTATATGGGATATGCCCCTGTTAAAACAGTGGTAAGTCTTCATAGCAACAAAACACTCGACATCAAGCTGGAAAGCAGCAGCAGTCAGCTCAATGAAGTCACTATCAACGGACAGAAACAGGAAAGAGCGGTGAATACCCTCAATACCAGCATCAACAGACTGGACATCGCGCAAGTGAAAAAAATGCCCGCTTTTATGGGAGAAGTGGATGTAATCCGCTCTATCCAGACGTTGCCGGGCGTAACTACCGTGGGTGAAGGCTCTTCCGGCTTTAACGTACGCGGTGGCAACAGCGACGAAAACCTCATCCTGCTGGACGAAGCACCTGTTTATAACTCCAGCCACATGCTCGGCTTCTTCTCCGTATTCAATCCGGATGCGGTAAAAGGCATCAACCTCATTAAAGGTGGCTTCCCCGCTGAATATGGTGGCCGTACTTCTTCTGTACTGGACATTCGTATGAAAGACGGTAACAACCAGAACTTCAATGTTAACGGCGGTATCGGCAATATCTTCAGCCGCCTGTCTGTAGAAGGTCCGCTGGTAAAAGACAAATCATCCTTTATTGTGGCTGCCAGAAGATCTTACATCGACATCCTCATGAAGCCCTTTGTAAAAGGTGACATGAAGGATACCAAACTGAACTTCTACGACCTCACCGCCAAAGCCAACTACAAATTCGACAAAAACAATACCCTCTTCCTCAGTGGTTACTTCGGCAGAGACAAGTTCGGCCTGGGCAAAGACGTTGATATGAACTGGGGTAATGCTACCGCTACCCTGCGCTGGAACCACGTGTTTTCCAACCGCCTGTTCCTCAACCTCACCACCTACTACTCTAAATATGATTATAGCCTCAACTTCAGCAACGCTTCCAAAAAACAGGATAACGAACAGCTGCAGGGCTATAAATGGACTTCCGACATTGTCAACTACGGTCTGAAACCATCCTTTACCTACTACCTCAACTCCGCCAACATCCTGCATTTCGGCGTACAGGGTATCTATTATACCTTCCGTCCGGGTACCGGCTCAAGTGTTGAAGGTGATATCAAAAGGCTGAAGGAACTGACAGATAAACATGCACTTGAATCCGGCGTGTATTTAGATCATGAGTGGAAGCCTTCAAAAAAATTCGGTATTCAGTACGGCGGCCGCTTCTCTGCCTATCAGCTGATTGGTAAAGGCACTGCCTATTATTTCAACGATACCACACCAGGTATCCGCAAAACCCTCATCGGCAGCAAAACCTATGGCGCCAATGAACTGATCAAAGGCTACTACTACTTTGAGCCTCGCCTCAGTGCCCGTTATGCATTCAATGAGCAAAATGCAGTGAAAGTAGCTTATAGCAAAACTACCCAGTTCATGCACCAGCTCTCCAACACCGCATCCCCTACCCCACTGGATATCTGGACACCCAGCACCAACAATATACAGCCTAGTCTGTCTGACCAGTATACCCTGGGATACTTCTACAATTCACCCAACGACTCCTATGAGTTCTCTGCAGAAGCTTTCTATAAAACCACCAAACACCAGCTGGACTATATAGACAACGCCGACCTGCAGCTCAATCAGCTCATTGAAGCGGACCTGCTCCCTTCAGAAGGACGCGCCTACGGAATTGAACTGTACGCTAAAAAAGATATCGGTAAAACCACCGGCTGGATCAGCTATACCCTTTCCCGCTCAGAAAGAAGAACACCTGGTATCAGCCTGGATGAATGGTTCCTGAACCGTTACGATCGTACACACAACCTCAACCTGGTACTCACACATACCATTAACAAAAGGTCTTCCCTGTCTGCCAACTGGGTATATGCTTCCGGTACGCCCGGCACTTATGCCGACAACAGGCTGCAGTTCCAGGACTGGGACATCCCGTATAACAGCACTGACCAACGTAATAACTACCGTCTGCCCGCGTTTCACCGCCTGGACCTCTCCTTCACCCTCAAAGGCAAACAGCTGAAACGCTGGAAAGGAGAATGGGTATTTTCACTGTATAACGTATATGCACGCAGAAACGCCTACAGCATCTACTTCAAACAAAATGAAGATGATCCCAACAAACGGGAAGCTGTTCGCCTCTCTATCATCGGTTCCATCATACCGGGCATCACGTACAACTTCAAATTTTAA
- a CDS encoding helix-turn-helix transcriptional regulator, producing the protein MTVVIKNELREILLQEEFPFSPGTLSTSRTIIEESTERKLEFGTYNIQESKFDGIHLVICEAEVYEDLFVDTDDVIPHVTMLFMERGNICTSVEGVRQNFTFSSLQHNIVYSPYQEESAELKKQPGIQVMGLNFIPERFLELADNNVQVLGKLADRVANNQSAILTDKRNPLITPKMKTVLAEIRQCQYKGGLKKLFLQSKIMELLALQCDQAESDIGITVRGRKIPAREIEQLHHARQLLLDNMHSPPSLEQLSRLTGLNEFKLKSGFKAIFETTVFGYLNDHRLNLARELILGGGKSLAIIADEAGYSSPQHFSNAFKKKFGVSPRNYD; encoded by the coding sequence ATGACTGTGGTGATAAAAAATGAGCTCAGGGAGATATTGCTGCAGGAAGAGTTTCCTTTTTCTCCCGGAACTTTGTCCACATCAAGGACTATTATCGAGGAAAGTACCGAACGGAAACTGGAATTTGGTACTTATAATATACAGGAGTCAAAATTTGATGGCATTCATCTGGTGATATGCGAAGCAGAAGTATATGAAGATCTGTTTGTTGACACTGATGATGTGATCCCCCATGTGACTATGCTTTTCATGGAAAGGGGTAATATCTGTACTTCGGTGGAAGGTGTCCGGCAGAATTTCACGTTTTCCTCGCTGCAACATAACATTGTCTATTCTCCTTACCAGGAAGAATCTGCCGAGCTGAAGAAACAGCCGGGGATTCAGGTGATGGGACTAAATTTCATACCTGAGCGTTTTCTGGAACTGGCCGACAATAATGTACAGGTGCTGGGTAAACTGGCTGACCGGGTGGCCAATAACCAGAGCGCTATCCTGACGGATAAAAGGAACCCGCTGATCACACCAAAAATGAAAACAGTACTGGCCGAGATACGCCAGTGCCAATATAAAGGAGGTTTGAAAAAGCTGTTCCTCCAGTCCAAAATCATGGAGCTGCTGGCCCTGCAATGTGACCAGGCAGAAAGTGATATCGGTATTACTGTCAGAGGCCGTAAGATTCCAGCCAGGGAAATAGAGCAACTGCACCATGCCCGGCAGCTGCTGCTGGACAATATGCATAGCCCTCCCAGTCTGGAACAGTTATCACGTTTGACCGGCCTGAACGAGTTTAAGCTAAAATCCGGTTTCAAAGCTATTTTTGAAACGACAGTCTTCGGTTATCTCAACGATCACCGGCTGAACCTGGCCAGGGAACTGATTTTAGGCGGTGGTAAATCACTGGCCATCATCGCGGATGAAGCTGGTTATTCTTCCCCTCAGCACTTCAGTAATGCGTTTAAGAAGAAGTTTGGTGTGAGCCCAAGGAACTATGATTAA
- a CDS encoding NAD(P)-dependent oxidoreductase, with product MKVAIIGASGFIGSALLNEALNRGHQVTAIVRHPEKIQLKNDHLTIKKGDVTNEAEVADLVAGNEAVISAFNAYDTATYVTAIRAIIGGLKQAGIKRLIAVSGAGSLEVEPGVQLIDTPGFPAEWKEGASATREAFKIIKQDKDLEWTVLSPAAMIAPGERTGKFRLGGDQLLADANGESKISTADYAVALIDELEKPQHIQQRFTVAY from the coding sequence ATGAAAGTAGCCATCATCGGAGCATCCGGATTCATCGGCTCCGCCCTTTTAAACGAAGCGCTCAACAGAGGCCATCAGGTAACTGCCATCGTACGCCATCCTGAAAAAATCCAGCTTAAAAACGACCATCTGACTATCAAAAAAGGGGATGTAACCAATGAAGCTGAAGTAGCTGACCTGGTAGCCGGCAATGAGGCCGTTATCAGCGCTTTCAACGCTTACGATACTGCTACTTATGTAACAGCCATCCGTGCTATCATCGGCGGCCTGAAACAAGCCGGTATCAAAAGACTGATTGCTGTAAGCGGCGCAGGCAGCCTGGAAGTGGAGCCCGGCGTTCAACTGATCGACACGCCTGGATTTCCGGCAGAATGGAAAGAAGGAGCCTCTGCCACCCGGGAAGCCTTTAAAATCATCAAACAGGATAAAGACCTGGAATGGACCGTATTAAGTCCGGCTGCCATGATCGCTCCCGGCGAACGTACCGGCAAATTCCGCCTCGGCGGCGACCAGCTGCTGGCTGACGCCAACGGCGAAAGCAAAATATCCACCGCCGACTACGCTGTAGCCCTGATCGACGAGCTGGAAAAACCACAGCATATCCAGCAAAGGTTTACGGTAGCTTACTGA
- a CDS encoding sodium-translocating pyrophosphatase gives MNIVFLVPCFGLLALLFTAIRSSWVARQDAGNEKMKEIAQHIAEGAMAFLKAEYKVLIYFVVVIALLLGYMGSSHHTSHWFIGVAFVMGAIFSATAGFIGMRIATKANVRTAQAARTSLAKALGVSFTGGSVMGMGVAGLAVLGLGSLFIALKAYFGAAANTAEMVKTIEVLTGFSLGAESIALFARVGGGIYTKAADVGADLVGKVEAGIPEDDPRNPATIADNVGDNVGDVAGMGADLFGSYVATVLATMVLGSETTSQDLFGGIAPILLPMLIAGSGIIFSMIGTFFVKISDSSGLNTGVVQRALNMGNWGSIVLTAIASWFLVNWILPDGPMVLRGHEFTKGQVFGAIMVGLVVGTLMSIITEYYTAMGKRPVRSIIRQSATGAATNIIGGLSVGMESTALPILVLAGGIYGSYAFAGLYGVAIAAAGMMATTAMQLAIDAFGPIADNAGGIAEMSELPKDVREKTDILDAVGNTTAATGKGFAIASAALTALALFAAFVGVAGIQGIDIYKADVLAGLFIGGMIPFIFSSLAIAAVGRAAMAMVEEVRRQFREIPGIMEGTGKPEYDKCVAISTQASIREMILPGAIALISPLLIGFLAGPEVLGGFLAGATVSGVLMGIFQNNAGGAWDNAKKSFEKGVEINGETYYKKSEPHKASVTGDTVGDPFKDTSGPSMNILIKLMSIVSLVIAPTLSEKFHTKEVPPVVKMKTVTPPAAKASVYVMK, from the coding sequence ATGAATATTGTTTTCCTCGTTCCTTGTTTTGGATTACTGGCTTTGTTATTTACTGCTATCCGAAGTTCCTGGGTTGCCCGCCAGGATGCGGGTAATGAAAAGATGAAAGAAATAGCGCAACATATTGCAGAAGGCGCTATGGCATTTTTAAAAGCGGAGTATAAAGTCCTTATTTATTTTGTTGTCGTTATCGCCCTGTTATTAGGATACATGGGATCGTCGCACCATACCTCCCACTGGTTTATTGGTGTAGCCTTTGTGATGGGCGCAATTTTCTCCGCTACGGCCGGATTTATTGGAATGAGAATCGCAACTAAAGCCAACGTACGTACAGCGCAGGCCGCGCGCACCAGTCTGGCCAAAGCACTGGGAGTATCTTTTACCGGTGGCTCCGTGATGGGCATGGGTGTTGCTGGTCTGGCAGTATTGGGCCTCGGTTCCCTGTTTATTGCTCTCAAAGCGTATTTCGGCGCTGCTGCCAATACTGCAGAAATGGTAAAGACCATTGAAGTGCTTACCGGTTTCTCACTGGGTGCAGAAAGTATAGCTCTCTTTGCCCGTGTAGGTGGTGGTATCTATACCAAAGCAGCCGACGTAGGCGCTGACCTGGTAGGTAAAGTAGAAGCAGGCATTCCGGAAGATGATCCCCGCAACCCTGCTACCATTGCCGATAACGTAGGTGATAACGTAGGTGACGTGGCTGGTATGGGCGCCGACCTTTTCGGTTCTTATGTGGCCACCGTACTGGCTACCATGGTACTCGGCTCTGAAACCACCTCCCAGGACCTGTTTGGCGGTATCGCTCCTATCCTGCTTCCCATGTTGATCGCAGGCTCAGGTATCATCTTCTCTATGATCGGTACCTTCTTCGTAAAAATAAGCGATAGCTCAGGCCTCAATACCGGCGTGGTACAGCGGGCCCTCAATATGGGCAACTGGGGTTCTATCGTGCTCACCGCCATCGCTTCATGGTTCCTGGTTAACTGGATACTGCCCGACGGCCCTATGGTACTGCGTGGCCATGAGTTCACCAAAGGCCAGGTTTTTGGTGCTATCATGGTAGGTCTGGTTGTAGGTACCCTGATGAGCATTATCACTGAATATTATACGGCCATGGGTAAACGCCCGGTACGTTCCATCATCCGGCAGTCTGCTACCGGTGCAGCTACCAATATCATCGGTGGTTTGTCTGTTGGTATGGAATCCACTGCCCTGCCTATCCTGGTACTGGCCGGCGGTATCTACGGCTCCTATGCATTTGCAGGCCTCTATGGTGTGGCTATCGCAGCAGCTGGTATGATGGCCACTACAGCCATGCAGCTGGCCATCGATGCGTTTGGCCCTATCGCCGACAATGCCGGTGGTATTGCGGAAATGAGTGAACTGCCTAAAGATGTAAGAGAAAAAACGGATATCCTGGACGCTGTGGGTAACACCACTGCAGCTACCGGTAAAGGTTTTGCCATCGCTTCCGCAGCCCTCACCGCATTGGCACTCTTTGCTGCCTTTGTAGGCGTGGCCGGTATCCAGGGAATCGACATCTATAAAGCCGACGTGCTGGCTGGCCTGTTTATTGGCGGTATGATCCCCTTTATCTTCTCTTCCCTCGCCATCGCAGCCGTAGGACGTGCCGCCATGGCCATGGTGGAAGAAGTGCGCCGTCAGTTCCGGGAAATACCTGGTATCATGGAAGGCACTGGCAAACCTGAGTACGACAAATGTGTGGCCATCTCCACACAGGCTTCTATCCGTGAGATGATCCTGCCAGGTGCTATTGCCCTCATCTCCCCGCTGCTCATAGGTTTCCTCGCAGGCCCCGAAGTACTGGGCGGATTCCTCGCCGGTGCTACCGTTAGCGGTGTATTAATGGGTATCTTCCAGAACAACGCCGGCGGCGCCTGGGACAACGCTAAAAAATCCTTTGAAAAAGGCGTGGAAATCAACGGCGAAACCTACTACAAAAAATCAGAGCCGCATAAAGCTTCTGTTACCGGTGATACCGTAGGAGATCCCTTCAAAGATACTTCCGGCCCGTCTATGAACATCCTGATCAAACTGATGTCCATCGTTTCGCTGGTAATCGCTCCTACCCTGTCTGAAAAATTCCATACTAAGGAAGTGCCTCCGGTGGTGAAAATGAAAACCGTCACCCCTCCGGCAGCCAAAGCTTCCGTTTATGTAATGAAATAA